The Streptomyces kanamyceticus genome window below encodes:
- a CDS encoding ABC transporter permease has protein sequence MSAPTGLLDTAPGYRAGRTLPLRVEAVRQLKRRRTLVMGAIMALLPVVLVIAFAVAGGSPDSRDGRVTLMDTATASGANFAATCLFVSAGFLLVIPVALFCGDTVASEASWSSLRYLLAAPVPRARLLWSKLAVALGLSAAAMVLLPVIALLVGTAAYGWGPLEIPTGGVLPAGTAAQRLLIVVAYVFVSQLVTAGLAFWLSTKTDAPLGAVGGAVGLTIVGNVLDAVTALGHWRDFLPAHWQFAWADVIQPRMEWGGMIQGAAVSVTYALVLFALAFQGFARKDVVS, from the coding sequence GTGAGCGCGCCCACCGGACTGCTGGACACCGCCCCCGGCTACCGCGCCGGACGCACACTGCCCCTGCGGGTCGAGGCGGTCCGCCAGCTCAAGCGCCGCCGCACGCTGGTGATGGGCGCCATCATGGCGCTCCTGCCGGTCGTGCTCGTCATCGCCTTCGCGGTCGCGGGCGGCTCGCCCGACTCGCGCGACGGCCGGGTGACCCTGATGGACACGGCCACCGCGTCCGGGGCGAACTTCGCCGCGACGTGTCTGTTCGTCTCCGCGGGCTTCCTGCTCGTCATCCCCGTCGCGCTGTTCTGCGGCGACACCGTCGCCTCCGAGGCGAGCTGGTCGTCCCTGCGCTATCTGCTCGCCGCGCCGGTGCCGAGGGCCCGCCTGCTCTGGTCCAAGCTCGCCGTCGCGCTCGGGCTCAGCGCCGCCGCCATGGTGCTGCTCCCGGTGATCGCGCTCCTGGTCGGCACGGCGGCGTACGGCTGGGGGCCGCTGGAGATCCCGACCGGCGGCGTGCTCCCCGCGGGCACGGCGGCCCAGCGCCTCCTGATCGTCGTCGCGTACGTCTTCGTCTCCCAACTGGTCACCGCGGGGCTCGCGTTCTGGCTCTCCACCAAGACCGACGCACCCCTCGGCGCGGTCGGCGGCGCGGTAGGCCTGACCATCGTGGGCAACGTGCTCGACGCGGTCACCGCCCTCGGCCACTGGCGCGACTTCCTGCCCGCGCACTGGCAGTTCGCCTGGGCGGACGTCATCCAGCCGCGCATGGAGTGGGGCGGCATGATCCAGGGCGCGGCGGTCTCGGTGACGTACGCACTGGTGCTCTTCGCGCTGGCCTTCCAGGGATTCGCCCGCAAGGACGTGGTGAGTTGA
- a CDS encoding alpha/beta fold hydrolase has translation MDLRLPRARLRPLARHGRRRLLAAAAAVAVLAGVGTWTAVASDEDPAVHRSDLMIDTDGGRGGVRIDTSYFTAGDTTAKRPAVLIGHGFGGSKADVREQAEDLAREGYAVLTWSARGFGRSTGKIGLNDPEGEVADVSRLIDWLAKRPEIQLDGKGDPRVGVTGASYGGAVSLLAAGHDRRVDAIAPQITYWNLADALFPDGVFKKLWAGIFVNTGGGCDQFEKRLCEMYDRVAEAGKPDARARELLAGRSPSAVADRIKVPTYIAQGQTDSLFPLGHADAMAKAIRANHAPVSVDWIAGGHDGGDSERGRVEKRVGSWFDRYLKDDKSADTGPAFRVTRTGGIDSTDGAATLRGASGDRYPGLTGGPREVALGGREQTFDNPAGASPPAISALPGLGGGGLSQLSSLGVGVSLDFPGQYAKFDSKTLDKDLRITGTPTVRVHLKSSGEDTVLFAKVYDIGPGGKQQVLPSQLVAPIRVEGTKQGKDVELTLPAVDHEVQRGHKLRLALASTDLGYASPAEPATYTASLKGGLMVPTAPGVETAAAPLPSWVWWLPVSGAVLAALLLVAGRRRTTAPAPDPELAEVPLKITDLSKRYAKSTDRYAVKDLAFTVEKGQVLGLLGPNGAGKTTTLRMLMGLIRPDAGEIRVFGQAIRPGAPVLSRVGAFVEGAGFLPHLSGRENLELYWRATGRPTEDAHLDEALEIAGLGNASPSSRKRSNRGDPIDRAVRTYSQGMRQRLAIAQAMLGLPDLLILDEPTNGLDPPQIREMREVMIRYARGGRTVIVSSHLLAEVEQSCTHLVVMDRGRLVQAGRVADIVGSGDTLFVGLASEVPDPLVDKVAALPGVVSVARADDGLLIRLDGTEGASAARLLPELVRLEVPVESMGPHRRLEDAFLTLIGGGAA, from the coding sequence ATGGATCTACGACTGCCCAGGGCCAGGCTCAGGCCCCTCGCACGGCACGGCAGGCGCAGGCTGCTCGCCGCGGCGGCCGCCGTCGCGGTGCTCGCCGGTGTGGGCACGTGGACGGCGGTCGCCTCGGACGAGGACCCCGCCGTGCACCGCTCGGACCTGATGATCGACACCGACGGCGGCCGGGGCGGCGTCCGCATCGACACCTCGTACTTCACGGCGGGCGACACCACCGCCAAGCGCCCCGCCGTCCTCATCGGCCACGGCTTCGGCGGCAGCAAGGCCGACGTGCGCGAGCAGGCGGAGGACCTGGCCCGCGAGGGCTATGCCGTCCTGACGTGGTCCGCGCGCGGCTTCGGCAGGTCCACCGGGAAGATCGGGCTGAACGACCCCGAGGGCGAGGTCGCCGACGTGTCCCGGCTGATCGACTGGCTGGCGAAGCGGCCCGAGATCCAGCTGGACGGGAAGGGCGATCCGCGCGTGGGCGTCACCGGCGCCTCGTACGGCGGCGCGGTCTCGCTCCTCGCCGCCGGACACGACCGCCGGGTGGACGCCATCGCCCCGCAGATCACCTACTGGAACCTCGCGGACGCGCTGTTCCCCGACGGCGTCTTCAAGAAGCTCTGGGCCGGGATCTTCGTCAACACCGGCGGCGGCTGCGACCAGTTCGAGAAGCGGCTGTGCGAGATGTACGACCGGGTCGCCGAGGCGGGCAAGCCCGACGCGCGGGCGCGCGAGCTGCTCGCCGGACGCAGCCCGTCCGCCGTCGCCGACCGCATCAAGGTGCCCACGTACATCGCGCAGGGCCAGACCGACTCCCTCTTCCCGCTCGGCCACGCCGACGCCATGGCCAAGGCGATCCGCGCCAACCACGCGCCCGTGTCCGTCGACTGGATCGCGGGCGGCCACGACGGCGGCGACAGCGAACGCGGCCGCGTGGAGAAGCGCGTCGGCTCCTGGTTCGACCGCTATCTGAAGGACGACAAGAGCGCCGACACCGGCCCCGCCTTCCGCGTCACGCGCACCGGCGGCATCGACTCCACCGACGGCGCGGCCACCCTGCGCGGCGCGAGCGGTGACCGCTACCCGGGCCTGACCGGTGGACCGCGCGAGGTGGCCCTCGGCGGCCGCGAGCAGACCTTCGACAACCCCGCGGGCGCGAGCCCGCCCGCGATCTCCGCCCTGCCGGGCCTCGGTGGCGGCGGCCTCTCCCAGCTCTCCTCGCTCGGCGTCGGCGTCTCCCTGGACTTCCCCGGGCAGTACGCCAAGTTCGACTCCAAGACGCTCGACAAGGACCTGCGCATCACCGGAACGCCCACGGTGCGGGTCCACCTGAAGTCCTCCGGCGAGGACACGGTGCTCTTCGCGAAGGTGTACGACATCGGGCCCGGCGGCAAGCAGCAGGTGCTGCCCTCCCAACTCGTCGCCCCCATCCGGGTCGAGGGCACCAAGCAGGGCAAGGACGTCGAGCTGACGCTGCCCGCCGTCGACCACGAGGTGCAGAGGGGCCACAAGCTGCGCCTCGCCCTCGCCTCGACCGACCTGGGCTACGCGTCGCCGGCCGAGCCCGCCACGTACACCGCCTCCCTGAAGGGCGGCCTCATGGTGCCGACGGCGCCCGGCGTGGAGACCGCCGCCGCGCCGCTGCCCTCCTGGGTGTGGTGGCTGCCGGTCTCCGGAGCGGTGCTCGCGGCCCTGCTCCTGGTCGCCGGACGCAGGCGGACCACGGCGCCCGCGCCCGACCCCGAGCTCGCCGAAGTACCCCTGAAGATCACGGACCTGAGCAAGCGGTACGCGAAGTCCACCGACCGGTACGCGGTCAAGGACCTCGCCTTCACCGTGGAGAAGGGCCAGGTCCTCGGCCTCCTCGGACCGAACGGCGCGGGCAAGACGACGACCCTGCGCATGCTGATGGGCCTGATCCGGCCCGACGCGGGCGAGATCCGCGTCTTCGGACAGGCGATCAGGCCCGGCGCGCCCGTCCTCTCCCGGGTCGGCGCGTTCGTCGAGGGCGCGGGCTTCCTGCCGCACCTCTCGGGCCGGGAGAACCTGGAGCTGTACTGGCGGGCCACCGGACGCCCCACCGAGGACGCCCACCTGGACGAGGCACTGGAGATCGCCGGTCTCGGCAACGCTTCCCCAAGTTCTCGAAAACGCTCGAACAGGGGAGACCCCATCGACCGCGCCGTACGCACGTACTCACAGGGCATGCGCCAGCGCCTCGCCATCGCCCAGGCCATGCTCGGCCTGCCCGACCTGCTGATCCTCGACGAGCCGACCAACGGCCTCGACCCGCCGCAGATCCGCGAGATGCGCGAGGTCATGATCCGGTACGCGCGCGGCGGGCGCACGGTCATCGTCTCCAGCCACCTCCTCGCCGAGGTCGAGCAGTCCTGTACGCATCTGGTGGTCATGGACCGCGGCCGCCTCGTCCAGGCGGGCCGGGTCGCCGACATCGTCGGCTCCGGAGACACGCTCTTCGTCGGCCTCGCGTCCGAGGTCCCCGACCCGCTGGTCGACAAGGTCGCCGCGCTGCCCGGCGTCGTCTCCGTGGCCCGCGCGGACGACGGGCTGCTGATCCGCCTCGACGGCACCGAAGGCGCGAGCGCCGCCCGGCTGCTTCCCGAACTGGTGCGCCTTGAAGTGCCCGTGGAGTCCATGGGCCCGCACCGCCGCCTCGAAGACGCGTTCCTGACCCTGATCGGAGGCGGTGCCGCGTGA
- a CDS encoding 5-carboxymethyl-2-hydroxymuconate Delta-isomerase: protein MPHIDIDYADTLSGVLDLPALVAELHPLVVERVDSVGVGKTFCRPSAAFVDGAPGAPFVHVTVGLLAGRTGGAKARLSEDVLALLGKHLSGVEGATYSVEVRDLDPSYRLHPTH from the coding sequence ATGCCGCACATCGACATCGACTACGCCGACACCCTGTCCGGCGTCCTGGATCTGCCCGCCCTGGTGGCGGAGCTGCATCCGCTGGTCGTGGAGCGGGTGGACTCGGTGGGGGTCGGCAAGACGTTCTGCCGCCCCTCGGCGGCCTTCGTGGACGGGGCGCCGGGCGCCCCCTTCGTACACGTCACGGTGGGCCTGCTCGCGGGCCGTACGGGCGGGGCGAAGGCGAGGCTCTCCGAGGACGTGCTGGCGCTGCTCGGCAAGCATCTGTCGGGCGTCGAGGGCGCGACGTACTCGGTGGAGGTCCGCGACCTGGACCCGTCCTACCGGCTGCATCCGACGCACTGA
- a CDS encoding APC family permease, whose translation MTDTLRPPTPAVTEAPSSAAPADPGGPQKLKRSIGVVGGTLLTLSCVTPASTLFVVVPDLFSSLGTATALTIAIGSLLCVGVAFCYSELGTLIPSAGGEYAMVSTMAGRLAGWLVFVLSLLVVMIVPPVIAMGTADYLAPVIHLDPSYAGAGVMILATLAGLLDLRANAWITGVFLVLEVIAAGVVAVLGFAHAERGPGSLVDLTVASGPGSGGSGGVDTVTAMLIVSGLAIALFVTQGFSTAVYLSEELENPRRNVARTVLTTLAISSVIILVPVIAITMGAQSLTALTEGDISGMVTAWSNSAVGTFVSLCVALAIINAGIVMVIQNSRVLFASARDKAWPAPVNKALARLGGTGAPWVATLLVGVPGAVLCFVNLDTLYGVTGVSVTGMYLLVAVAALLARRGSHGERSAWRMPLWPAVPVVLIAVLAYILSQQEVPYLLWTGGIVLAATLYWALYLRPRRETRWLVSIPEEELG comes from the coding sequence ATGACCGATACGCTTCGCCCGCCCACGCCCGCCGTCACCGAGGCCCCCTCCTCGGCGGCACCGGCCGATCCGGGTGGCCCCCAGAAGCTCAAGCGTTCCATCGGCGTCGTGGGAGGCACCCTCCTCACGCTGTCCTGCGTGACGCCCGCCTCCACGCTCTTCGTGGTCGTGCCCGACCTCTTCTCCTCGCTCGGCACCGCCACCGCGCTCACCATCGCCATCGGCTCGCTGCTCTGCGTCGGCGTCGCGTTCTGCTACTCGGAGCTCGGCACGCTGATCCCCAGCGCGGGCGGCGAGTACGCGATGGTCTCGACGATGGCGGGGCGCCTGGCGGGCTGGCTGGTCTTCGTCCTCTCCCTGCTCGTCGTGATGATCGTCCCGCCCGTCATCGCGATGGGCACGGCCGACTACCTCGCCCCCGTCATCCACCTCGACCCGTCCTACGCGGGCGCGGGCGTCATGATCCTCGCCACCCTCGCGGGCCTGCTCGACCTGCGCGCCAACGCCTGGATCACCGGCGTCTTCCTGGTCCTGGAAGTCATCGCGGCCGGAGTGGTCGCCGTACTCGGCTTCGCGCACGCCGAGCGGGGCCCGGGCAGCCTGGTGGACCTGACGGTGGCGTCGGGACCGGGCTCCGGAGGCTCCGGCGGGGTCGACACCGTCACCGCCATGCTGATCGTCTCCGGCCTCGCCATCGCGCTCTTCGTCACGCAGGGCTTCTCGACGGCGGTCTACCTCTCCGAAGAGCTGGAGAACCCGCGCCGCAACGTCGCGCGCACCGTCCTCACCACGCTCGCCATCTCCTCGGTGATCATCCTGGTCCCGGTGATCGCGATCACCATGGGCGCTCAGAGCCTGACGGCGCTGACCGAGGGCGACATCAGCGGCATGGTGACGGCCTGGTCCAACTCGGCGGTCGGCACGTTCGTCAGCCTCTGCGTGGCCCTCGCGATCATCAACGCGGGCATCGTCATGGTCATCCAGAACTCCCGCGTCCTGTTCGCGTCCGCCCGCGACAAGGCGTGGCCCGCGCCGGTCAACAAGGCGCTCGCGCGGCTCGGCGGGACCGGCGCGCCCTGGGTGGCCACGCTCCTGGTGGGCGTCCCCGGAGCCGTCCTCTGCTTCGTCAACCTGGACACGCTCTACGGAGTGACCGGTGTCTCGGTGACCGGCATGTACCTCCTGGTGGCCGTCGCCGCACTCCTCGCCCGACGCGGCTCGCACGGCGAACGCTCCGCCTGGCGCATGCCGCTGTGGCCCGCGGTGCCGGTGGTGCTCATCGCCGTACTCGCGTACATCCTGAGCCAACAGGAAGTCCCGTACCTCCTGTGGACCGGCGGAATCGTGCTGGCGGCCACCCTGTACTGGGCGCTGTACCTGCGGCCGAGGCGGGAGACGCGGTGGCTGGTGAGCATTCCGGAGGAGGAGCTGGGCTGA
- the mmsA gene encoding CoA-acylating methylmalonate-semialdehyde dehydrogenase gives MTKTVNHWIGGKSVEGAAGASGTFGPVTDPATGAVTTQVAFASVGEVDAAVAAAREAFATWGTSSLAKRTTILFKFRALLDANRDAIAELIVAEHGKVHSDALGEVARGLEIVDLACGITVQLKGELSTEVASRVDVSSIRQPLGVVAGITPFNFPAMVPMWMFPLAIACGNTFVLKPSEKDPSASMKIAELLSEAGLPDGVFNVVHGDKVAVDRLLEHPDVSAVSFVGSTPIARYIHTTASANGKRVQALGGAKNHMLVLPDADLDAAADAAVSAAYGSAGERCMAISAVVAVGAVADELVAKIKERAEKIKIGPGNDPASEMGPLITAAHRDKVASYVTGAAAQGAEVVLDGTGYTVEGHENGHWIGLSLLDRVPVTADAYKDEIFGPVLCVLRVDTYEEGVALMNASPFGNGTAIFTRDGGAARRFQLEIEAGMVGVNVPIPVPVGYHSFGGWKDSLFGDHHIYGNDGTHFYTRGKVVTTRWPDPSDAPAGVDLGFPRNH, from the coding sequence ATGACGAAGACCGTCAATCACTGGATCGGTGGAAAGTCCGTCGAAGGGGCTGCGGGCGCGTCCGGAACGTTCGGCCCGGTCACCGATCCGGCGACCGGCGCCGTCACGACGCAGGTCGCCTTCGCGTCGGTGGGCGAGGTGGACGCGGCCGTCGCCGCCGCCCGCGAGGCCTTCGCGACGTGGGGCACCTCCTCGCTCGCCAAGCGCACCACGATCCTCTTCAAGTTCCGCGCCCTGCTGGACGCCAACCGCGACGCGATCGCCGAGCTGATCGTCGCCGAGCACGGCAAGGTGCACTCGGACGCGCTCGGCGAGGTCGCCCGCGGTCTGGAGATCGTCGACCTGGCCTGCGGCATCACCGTGCAGCTGAAGGGCGAGCTGTCGACGGAGGTGGCGAGCCGCGTGGACGTGTCGTCCATCCGCCAGCCGCTCGGCGTCGTCGCGGGCATCACGCCGTTCAACTTCCCCGCCATGGTGCCGATGTGGATGTTCCCGCTGGCCATCGCGTGCGGCAACACCTTCGTCCTGAAGCCGTCGGAGAAGGACCCGTCGGCGTCGATGAAGATCGCGGAGCTGCTGAGCGAGGCCGGTCTGCCCGACGGCGTCTTCAACGTCGTGCACGGTGACAAGGTCGCCGTGGACCGGCTGTTGGAGCACCCGGACGTCTCGGCCGTCTCCTTCGTCGGCTCGACGCCCATCGCCCGGTACATCCACACCACCGCCTCCGCCAACGGCAAGCGCGTGCAGGCCCTCGGCGGCGCCAAGAACCACATGCTGGTCCTGCCGGACGCCGACCTGGACGCGGCCGCCGACGCCGCGGTCTCGGCCGCCTACGGCTCGGCGGGCGAGCGCTGCATGGCCATCTCTGCCGTGGTCGCCGTCGGCGCGGTCGCCGACGAGCTCGTCGCCAAGATCAAGGAGCGCGCCGAGAAGATCAAGATCGGCCCCGGCAACGACCCGGCCTCCGAGATGGGCCCGCTGATCACGGCCGCCCACCGCGACAAGGTCGCCTCGTACGTCACGGGCGCGGCGGCCCAGGGCGCCGAGGTCGTCCTGGACGGCACCGGCTACACCGTCGAGGGCCACGAGAACGGCCACTGGATCGGGCTCTCGCTGCTCGACCGGGTGCCGGTGACGGCGGACGCGTACAAGGACGAGATCTTCGGCCCGGTGCTGTGCGTCCTGCGCGTGGACACCTACGAAGAGGGCGTGGCGCTGATGAACGCCTCGCCGTTCGGCAACGGCACGGCCATCTTCACCCGGGACGGCGGCGCGGCCCGCCGCTTCCAGCTGGAGATCGAGGCGGGCATGGTCGGCGTGAACGTGCCGATCCCGGTGCCGGTGGGCTACCACTCCTTCGGTGGCTGGAAGGACTCGCTCTTCGGCGACCACCACATCTACGGCAACGACGGCACGCACTTCTACACCCGCGGCAAGGTCGTCACCACGCGCTGGCCCGACCCGTCGGACGCGCCGGCCGGGGTGGACCTGGGCTTCCCGCGCAACCACTGA
- a CDS encoding vWA domain-containing protein, whose product MRTRKIRHGLLAAALAGGLLLTGCSGGSGDNQATADDKSRGGGTAPLPAPAAPESGGGTPDEGEQQDRDKGEFAPAPDYLSTFALDVDTASYGFARRTLAEGRLPDPATVRPEEFVNSFRQDYRRPDGDGFSVSVDGARIGENGWSLVRVGLATRGADEESERPPAALTFVIDVSGSMAEPGRLDLVKKSLGIMTDQLRPDDSIALVTFSDTAETVLPMTRLGDTGGSRSRVHSAVDRLEPTQSTNLEAGITTGYDTAVRGKEKGATNRVVLLSDALANTGETSADAILERISDARREHGITLFGVGVGSDYGDALMERLADKGDGHTAYVSDVEDAREVFCEQLPAHVELRARDAKAQVAFDPETVERFRLIGYDNRRVADEDFRDDSVDGGEIGPGHTVTALYAVRAKPGADGHLATASVRWLDPESRAPHEESGRIEAADLEESLWRADGGLQVSAIAAYFADGLRFGAENYPRPRGVRPLPGTPSLEELTQRAHELPGDTAEREPVRELTTAIEQAARLEGREL is encoded by the coding sequence ATGCGGACCCGGAAGATACGCCACGGGCTGCTGGCCGCGGCGCTGGCGGGCGGCCTGCTGCTCACCGGTTGCAGCGGCGGGAGCGGCGACAACCAGGCCACGGCCGACGACAAGAGCCGGGGCGGCGGCACCGCACCGCTCCCCGCGCCCGCGGCGCCCGAATCCGGGGGCGGCACACCGGACGAAGGCGAGCAACAGGACCGAGACAAGGGGGAGTTCGCACCCGCTCCCGACTACCTCTCCACCTTCGCCCTGGACGTCGACACCGCCTCGTACGGCTTCGCGCGGCGCACGCTCGCCGAGGGGCGGCTGCCCGACCCGGCGACGGTCCGCCCCGAGGAATTCGTCAACAGCTTCCGGCAGGACTACCGCAGGCCGGACGGCGACGGCTTCTCGGTGAGCGTGGACGGCGCCCGCATCGGCGAGAACGGCTGGTCCCTGGTCCGCGTCGGCCTCGCCACGCGCGGCGCCGACGAGGAGTCCGAACGGCCGCCCGCCGCCCTCACCTTCGTCATCGACGTGTCCGGATCCATGGCGGAACCGGGCCGCCTCGACCTCGTCAAGAAGTCGCTCGGCATCATGACCGACCAGTTGCGCCCCGACGACTCGATCGCACTCGTCACCTTCAGCGACACCGCGGAGACGGTCCTGCCCATGACCCGCCTCGGCGACACGGGCGGCAGTCGCTCCCGGGTGCACTCGGCCGTCGACCGCCTCGAACCCACCCAGTCCACCAACCTCGAAGCGGGCATCACGACCGGCTACGACACGGCTGTGCGCGGCAAGGAGAAGGGCGCGACCAACCGGGTCGTACTGCTCTCCGACGCCCTCGCCAACACGGGCGAGACCAGCGCCGACGCCATCCTGGAGCGGATCTCCGACGCCCGCCGCGAGCACGGCATCACCCTCTTCGGGGTCGGCGTCGGCAGCGACTACGGCGACGCCCTGATGGAGCGGCTCGCCGACAAGGGCGACGGCCACACCGCCTACGTCTCGGACGTCGAGGACGCCCGCGAGGTCTTCTGCGAGCAGCTCCCCGCCCACGTCGAACTGCGGGCCAGGGACGCGAAGGCGCAGGTCGCCTTCGACCCGGAGACCGTCGAGCGGTTCCGCCTCATCGGCTACGACAACCGCCGGGTCGCCGACGAGGACTTCCGCGACGACTCCGTGGACGGCGGCGAGATCGGCCCGGGACACACGGTGACGGCGCTCTACGCGGTACGGGCCAAGCCCGGCGCCGACGGACACCTCGCCACGGCGAGCGTGCGCTGGCTCGACCCGGAGAGCCGCGCCCCGCACGAGGAGTCGGGCCGGATCGAGGCCGCCGACCTGGAGGAATCCCTGTGGCGGGCGGACGGCGGACTCCAAGTCAGCGCCATCGCCGCCTACTTCGCGGACGGACTGCGCTTCGGTGCGGAGAACTACCCGCGGCCGCGGGGTGTGCGGCCGCTCCCCGGCACGCCCTCACTGGAGGAACTGACGCAGCGCGCTCATGAGTTGCCGGGCGACACGGCCGAACGCGAGCCGGTCCGCGAACTGACCACCGCGATCGAACAGGCGGCCCGTCTCGAAGGGCGGGAGCTCTAG
- a CDS encoding Clp protease N-terminal domain-containing protein, with the protein MAATTSPDWNTVGILGAARGARSGSEGPIGSEHLLAGITTAKGAAREALAAEGATKVALLAVLRDRTDRDEAWSAGDGAEGTVTEKDVLGEEGEARTRYTGAAAGALTAAMERARREGAGKFGAEHLLRGLLDGDNRAVEVLGACGISPQAVLTRLDGGTGSDGGTGSDRGAGSQEDALDPLLHATRDVLLGHSHYRRAPFWMRWLLKRSGVNWAARPAWWVRMETYEQARRLGSDTVGTEHVLLAVLATHEVALRYPHLAGESAPGPGSRYAGGERLARLGIDYASAHSALTAGEGLRLTPDARPVERYIDQTETDGTKTDETKDPGTGPLVEALLTEETRARQLVDALAAA; encoded by the coding sequence ATGGCAGCGACCACGTCACCCGACTGGAACACCGTGGGAATCCTGGGGGCCGCGCGCGGCGCGCGGTCCGGCAGCGAAGGACCCATCGGCAGCGAGCACCTGCTGGCCGGAATCACCACGGCCAAGGGAGCGGCGCGCGAGGCGCTCGCGGCCGAAGGGGCGACCAAGGTCGCGCTCCTCGCGGTGCTGCGGGACAGGACGGACCGGGACGAGGCATGGAGCGCCGGCGACGGCGCGGAGGGAACCGTCACCGAGAAGGACGTCCTGGGGGAGGAGGGCGAGGCGCGCACCCGCTACACGGGCGCCGCGGCCGGGGCGCTGACCGCCGCGATGGAACGGGCCCGGCGAGAGGGCGCGGGGAAGTTCGGCGCCGAGCACCTGCTGCGGGGACTCCTCGATGGCGACAACCGCGCGGTGGAGGTGCTGGGCGCGTGCGGCATCTCCCCACAGGCCGTACTCACCCGTCTCGACGGCGGCACCGGAAGCGACGGCGGCACCGGAAGCGACCGCGGCGCCGGAAGCCAGGAGGACGCCCTCGACCCCCTGCTGCACGCCACCCGCGACGTCCTCCTCGGTCACAGCCACTACCGCCGGGCGCCCTTCTGGATGCGCTGGCTGCTCAAGCGCAGCGGGGTCAACTGGGCGGCGCGGCCCGCCTGGTGGGTCAGGATGGAGACCTACGAGCAGGCCCGCCGTCTCGGCAGCGACACGGTGGGCACCGAGCACGTGCTGCTCGCGGTCCTGGCCACCCACGAGGTCGCGCTCCGGTACCCGCACCTGGCGGGGGAGAGCGCCCCAGGACCCGGCTCCCGGTACGCGGGCGGCGAGCGACTGGCCCGCCTGGGCATCGACTACGCCTCGGCGCACAGCGCCCTGACCGCCGGTGAGGGCCTTCGACTGACGCCCGATGCCCGGCCTGTCGAGCGGTACATCGACCAGACCGAGACCGACGGGACCAAGACCGACGAGACCAAGGACCCGGGCACGGGCCCGCTGGTCGAGGCCCTCCTGACGGAGGAGACGCGCGCCCGGCAACTGGTCGACGCGCTGGCCGCCGCGTAG